Proteins found in one Myxococcales bacterium genomic segment:
- a CDS encoding peptidyl-prolyl cis-trans isomerase, translated as MAAPPVEPTKAAEVKAPAEPPTSVTAQHVLVAYKGAERSPKGVTRSKADAKKRASEVAEKAKGGADFTALVAEYSDDPAAKERLGSVGKFTRDKMAKPFSDAAFTLSVNEVSAPVETPFGFHVISATSEGAGHSGGGAGGRGAGHGRHEDLERRALASRGGPRGGHPGHDERLAVTRPGPRPIGLVVRSGSNIDAWNPAGCRRPRRDRHAWLVTPRREGDPHRAARWHRLDRVAHEVAERLEHLQLVD; from the coding sequence GTGGCTGCGCCTCCGGTCGAGCCCACGAAGGCCGCCGAAGTGAAGGCGCCGGCGGAGCCGCCCACGTCGGTCACCGCGCAGCACGTGCTGGTCGCCTACAAGGGCGCCGAGCGGAGCCCGAAGGGCGTCACGCGCTCGAAGGCGGACGCCAAGAAGCGGGCAAGCGAGGTCGCCGAGAAGGCCAAGGGCGGCGCCGACTTCACCGCGCTGGTCGCGGAGTACTCCGACGATCCAGCCGCCAAGGAGCGGCTCGGCAGCGTGGGGAAGTTCACGCGCGACAAGATGGCGAAGCCCTTCTCCGACGCGGCCTTCACGCTCTCGGTGAACGAGGTGAGCGCCCCGGTGGAGACCCCGTTCGGCTTCCACGTGATCAGCGCAACCAGTGAGGGCGCGGGTCACTCCGGCGGTGGCGCGGGCGGGCGGGGCGCCGGGCACGGCCGGCACGAAGACCTCGAACGTCGTGCCCTCGCCAGCCGCGGTGGTCCACGAGGCGGCCACCCTGGCCACGATGAGCGCCTGGCGGTGACCAGGCCGGGGCCGAGGCCCATCGGCTTGGTCGTGAGGAGCGGCTCGAACATCGACGCCTGGAACCCCGCCGGATGCCGTCGCCCTCGTCGCGATCGTCACGCCTGGCTCGTGACCCCGCGGCGTGAGGGTGATCCGCACCGCGCCGCCCGCTGGCATCGCCTCGATCGCGTTGCGCACGAGGTTGCAGAGCGCCTCGAACACCTGCAGCTCGTCGATG
- the rpsG gene encoding 30S ribosomal protein S7 → MPRRREVPKRRITPDPKFKDKLVSKFTNTLMYGGKKATAEGILYGAFDVIGERFKEEPIEVFRKALDNVKPKLEVKSRRVGGATYQVPVEVRPERRVALAMRWLELLPTAAKDHAASASRPSSSTRRTARGNAVKKRDDTHKMAEANKAFAHYRW, encoded by the coding sequence ATGCCTCGTCGCCGTGAAGTCCCCAAGCGCCGGATCACCCCGGATCCCAAGTTCAAGGACAAGCTCGTCTCGAAGTTCACGAACACCCTCATGTACGGCGGCAAGAAGGCCACCGCCGAGGGCATTCTGTACGGCGCGTTCGACGTCATCGGCGAGCGCTTCAAGGAGGAGCCGATCGAGGTCTTCCGCAAGGCGCTCGACAACGTCAAGCCCAAGCTCGAGGTGAAGAGCCGGCGCGTCGGCGGCGCGACCTACCAGGTCCCCGTCGAGGTGCGGCCCGAGCGCCGCGTGGCGCTCGCCATGCGCTGGCTCGAACTACTCCCGACCGCGGCGAAAGACCATGCAGCGAGCGCCTCGCGGCCGAGTTCCTCGACGCGGCGAACGGCCCGCGGCAACGCGGTGAAGAAGCGCGACGACACGCACAAGATGGCCGAGGCCAACAAGGCCTTCGCGCACTACCGCTGGTAG
- a CDS encoding RNB domain-containing ribonuclease, whose amino-acid sequence MLLAALAVGANPFFPARVRREVAAIDLDRSLAERALVDLTSLPFVTIDAATSRDLDQALHVEVGGGPGVAYVVRYALADAAHFVPKDSALFEEALTRGASVYLPGFSVPMLPRELSEGVVSLNPDGPRRALVFEVRVDRDGKILSTDVRRAKVRSRAKLAFPDVQALYDTGGGALSRVEFSASLEALRGVGEVLIREAASRDVARYRRGETELQLTGPDGAELTLVDSPRAGRDVQRAAVAPRQPRGRPHAPREPGAARAAHLPCAPVAPRGAPREPPRAARDRPPRARPRAALPLRPGRAPARGVPRRAPHRGARGPRRRRGAPAGHRGERAVVVLVRRRRAPRRGRGGVRALLGAHARGGGHLRAPRDGRAARGRGRRRRPAARARGHRREPLEGHAAQGQRSRGQALLRRAVRARCGAPARGASAPSRDDHGLHELEGPRLARRAAARREALRARRGPRARRRVARRRRRRRLPA is encoded by the coding sequence GTGCTCCTCGCGGCGCTCGCCGTGGGCGCGAACCCCTTCTTCCCGGCGCGCGTGCGGCGTGAGGTCGCCGCGATCGATCTCGACCGCTCGCTCGCCGAGCGCGCGCTGGTCGACCTCACGTCGCTCCCCTTCGTCACCATCGACGCGGCCACGTCGCGTGATCTCGACCAGGCGCTCCACGTCGAGGTCGGCGGCGGCCCGGGCGTCGCGTACGTGGTGCGCTACGCGCTCGCCGACGCGGCCCACTTCGTGCCGAAGGACAGCGCGCTCTTCGAGGAGGCGCTGACGCGCGGCGCGAGCGTGTATCTTCCAGGTTTCTCGGTGCCCATGCTCCCGAGGGAGCTCTCCGAGGGGGTGGTGTCGCTGAACCCCGACGGGCCGCGGCGCGCGCTCGTCTTCGAGGTGCGCGTCGATCGCGACGGCAAAATCCTGAGCACCGACGTGCGTCGCGCGAAGGTGCGGAGCCGCGCGAAGCTCGCGTTCCCCGACGTGCAGGCGCTCTACGACACCGGCGGCGGCGCGCTCTCGCGCGTGGAGTTCTCCGCGAGCCTCGAGGCGCTCCGTGGCGTCGGCGAGGTGCTCATACGCGAGGCCGCGTCGCGGGATGTGGCCCGGTACCGCCGCGGCGAGACCGAGCTCCAGCTCACGGGGCCCGACGGCGCCGAGCTCACCCTGGTGGACTCGCCGCGCGCGGGTCGAGATGTACAACGAGCAGCTGTCGCTCCTCGTCAACCGCGAGGGCGCCCGCATGCTCCTCGAGAGCCCGGCGCCGCACGTGCAGCCCATCTACCGTGTGCACCCGTCGCCCCCCGAGGAGCGCCTCGCGAGCCTCCGCGCGCCGCTCGCGACCGTCCCCCGCGTGCACGGCCTCGGGCCGCCCTTCCACTTCGACCCGGCCGAGCGCCCGCTCGCGGCGTTCCTCGCCGGGCTCCCCACAGAGGGGCCCGAGGGCCGCGTCGCCGACGCGGTGCACCGGCAGGCCATCGTGGTGAACGCGCGGTCGTCGTTCTCGTCCGGCGTCGGCGAGCACCACGGCGTGGGCGCGGAGGCGTACGCGCGCTTCTCGGCGCCCATGCGCGAGGTGGTGGGCATCTTCGTGCACCACGAGATGGTCGAGCTGCTCGGGGGCGCGGGCGGCGCCGACGACCCGCTGCGCGAGCGCGTGGTCACCGCCGCGAACCACTCGAAGGACACGCAGCGCAAGGCCAACGATCTCGTGGGCAAGCTCTACTTCGACGCGCTGTTCGGGCGCGATGTGGCGCTCCCGCTCGCGGAGCGTCCGCGCCGTCGCGGGACGATCATGGGCTTCACGAGCTCGAAGGTCCACGTCTCGCTCGACGAGCCGCCGCTCGACGTGAAGCTCTACGTGCGCGACGTGGGCCGCGCGCGAGGCGGCGCGTGGCTCGTCGTCGCCGACGACGGCGCCTCCCTGCGTGA
- a CDS encoding tetratricopeptide repeat protein translates to MKNHLHHRPLALAFTALCVVVSLARTAAAQGADPYESALAASAEAEQRGDLVGAARPLEQVLEVYPQDHALRLRLGWVTFRAGRYADAERAYRAALALAPQSIDARLGLAWTLVREGRCDDARGELSPMLEADDAQAEEIAAACVEPASATGRVSLFAAWNQYFFPGHPYKSSGTGVLAGVRGQTAGGLTLQGAFRHMAFTPTAGSGVSAFTQQEVYGLVGYERPAAALFLQGALVFDGSGVIGTSKHVGLAGRWSPAGDLLLDASLSLYDDQTIARIAPSWSIPVGPLRLVPGVAVQVAGGEVKTTGSFTAALDAGPLSLWAGGKYGEEIRPTYLSQLAVYDILERVRWGAWAGARVRLGSVVSLQATYALDRLRWTDATTGSATESNSHAVTLGPIFTF, encoded by the coding sequence ATGAAGAACCACCTCCACCACCGCCCGCTCGCGCTCGCCTTCACCGCGCTCTGCGTGGTCGTCTCGCTCGCTCGCACGGCGGCCGCGCAGGGCGCCGACCCGTACGAGAGCGCCCTCGCCGCGTCGGCCGAGGCCGAGCAGCGCGGTGATCTGGTCGGCGCGGCGCGCCCCCTCGAGCAGGTGCTCGAGGTCTACCCGCAGGACCACGCGCTGCGCCTTCGCCTCGGGTGGGTCACCTTTCGCGCGGGCCGCTACGCCGACGCCGAGCGGGCCTACCGCGCCGCCCTCGCGCTCGCGCCGCAGTCGATCGACGCGCGCCTCGGGCTCGCGTGGACCCTCGTACGCGAGGGCCGCTGCGACGACGCGCGGGGCGAGCTCTCGCCGATGCTCGAGGCGGACGACGCGCAGGCCGAAGAGATCGCGGCGGCCTGCGTAGAGCCCGCGAGCGCGACCGGCCGCGTGTCGCTGTTCGCCGCCTGGAACCAGTACTTCTTCCCGGGCCACCCCTACAAGAGCTCGGGCACCGGCGTCCTCGCCGGCGTCCGCGGCCAGACCGCGGGCGGCCTCACGCTCCAAGGCGCGTTCCGCCACATGGCGTTCACGCCTACCGCGGGCTCGGGCGTGTCGGCCTTCACCCAACAAGAGGTGTACGGCCTCGTGGGCTACGAGCGGCCCGCGGCGGCGCTGTTCCTCCAGGGCGCGCTGGTGTTCGACGGCAGCGGCGTCATCGGCACGTCGAAGCACGTGGGCCTCGCGGGCCGCTGGAGCCCGGCGGGTGATCTCCTCCTCGACGCCTCGCTGAGCCTCTACGACGACCAGACCATCGCGCGCATCGCGCCGTCGTGGAGCATCCCGGTAGGGCCGCTCCGGCTCGTCCCGGGCGTCGCGGTGCAGGTCGCCGGCGGCGAGGTGAAGACCACCGGCTCGTTCACCGCGGCGCTCGACGCCGGACCCCTCTCGCTCTGGGCCGGCGGCAAATACGGCGAAGAGATCCGCCCCACGTACCTGAGCCAGCTCGCCGTCTACGACATCCTCGAGCGCGTGCGCTGGGGCGCCTGGGCCGGCGCGCGCGTGCGGCTCGGCTCGGTGGTGTCGCTGCAGGCCACCTACGCCCTCGATCGCCTGCGCTGGACCGACGCCACCACCGGGAGCGCGACCGAGAGCAACTCTCACGCGGTCACGCTCGGCCCGATCTTCACCTTCTGA
- a CDS encoding HPr-rel-A system PqqD family peptide chaperone — protein sequence MSVAALQNLAISDSGFVFDPTSGATFTLNPTGLTVLLALRDGLGLSAIVARLAERFELLAGDTREDILDFVQMLRQHGLLNGDFTLA from the coding sequence ATGTCCGTCGCCGCCCTCCAGAACCTCGCCATCAGCGACTCCGGCTTCGTCTTCGACCCCACCTCCGGCGCCACGTTCACGCTGAACCCGACCGGGCTCACCGTGCTGCTCGCGCTCCGCGATGGCCTCGGCCTCAGCGCCATCGTGGCGCGGCTCGCCGAGCGGTTCGAGCTGCTCGCGGGCGACACGCGCGAGGACATCCTCGACTTCGTGCAGATGCTCCGCCAGCACGGCCTGCTCAACGGCGACTTCACCCTCGCCTGA
- a CDS encoding ATP-grasp domain-containing protein, translating to MKKRPLSIGVTGMNATDNPAPGVGVIRSLAEGGGGERLVGLAYDALDPGVYAGDIVRDVFLLPYPSSSLEAYLDRIEYIQSRVGLDVIVPTLDAELPAFIAIEDRLRAMGIVTLLPTRAQFDLRSKANLAELGRRAEVNVPKTVVVNTAAELATVHEKIAYPFWVKGVFYGAVLVNTLDEAYAAFHKATATWGAPIIIQSGVSGEELNVVGVGDGEGGLIGAVPMKKLLITDKGKGWAGVTIRDPELLAVAERFVKATGWRGAFEVEVIRERSGQYQLLEINPRFPAWVHLATAAGMNLPRAAVEMARGAKPAPLRDYSVGTVFVRISIDQIAGLGDLERILTSGEVLRASPTLAPTFVESDDAPRSAA from the coding sequence ATGAAGAAGCGACCCCTCAGCATCGGCGTGACCGGCATGAACGCGACCGACAACCCCGCGCCCGGCGTCGGGGTCATCCGCTCCCTGGCCGAGGGTGGCGGCGGCGAGCGCCTCGTGGGCCTCGCCTACGACGCCCTCGACCCGGGCGTGTACGCGGGCGACATCGTCCGTGACGTGTTCCTGCTGCCCTATCCCTCCTCCAGCCTCGAGGCGTACCTCGACCGCATCGAGTACATCCAATCGCGCGTCGGACTGGACGTGATCGTCCCCACTCTGGACGCCGAGCTCCCCGCGTTCATCGCCATCGAAGACAGGCTCCGGGCCATGGGCATCGTCACGCTCCTCCCCACGCGGGCCCAGTTCGACCTCCGCTCGAAGGCGAACCTCGCGGAGCTAGGGCGGCGCGCGGAGGTGAACGTGCCCAAGACCGTGGTGGTGAACACCGCCGCCGAGCTCGCCACCGTGCACGAGAAGATCGCCTATCCGTTCTGGGTGAAGGGCGTGTTCTACGGCGCCGTGCTCGTGAACACGCTGGACGAGGCGTACGCCGCCTTCCACAAGGCCACCGCGACCTGGGGCGCGCCGATCATCATCCAGTCGGGTGTCTCCGGCGAGGAGCTCAACGTGGTCGGCGTGGGCGACGGCGAGGGCGGGCTCATCGGCGCCGTGCCCATGAAGAAGCTGCTCATCACCGACAAGGGGAAGGGCTGGGCGGGCGTCACGATCCGCGACCCCGAGCTGCTCGCGGTCGCCGAGCGCTTCGTGAAGGCCACCGGCTGGCGGGGCGCGTTCGAAGTCGAGGTGATCCGCGAGAGGAGCGGCCAGTACCAGCTGCTCGAGATCAACCCGAGGTTCCCCGCGTGGGTCCACCTGGCGACGGCGGCGGGCATGAACCTGCCCCGCGCGGCGGTCGAGATGGCCCGCGGCGCGAAGCCCGCGCCGCTCCGCGACTACTCGGTCGGCACCGTGTTCGTGCGCATCTCGATCGACCAGATCGCCGGGCTCGGCGACCTCGAGCGAATCCTCACGAGCGGCGAGGTCCTCCGCGCCTCTCCCACGCTGGCCCCCACGTTCGTCGAGTCCGACGACGCGCCGCGCTCCGCCGCCTGA
- a CDS encoding diaminopimelate decarboxylase, producing the protein MNKFGRQTTVKPLTHVDGVPIADLVAEHGSPLFIFSQRTLIRRYRELRDAMSRRYPKVRLAWSYKTNYLEAICRTLHDEGAWAEVVSPFEYDKAIATGVPADHIHFNGPFKPDNAIEKAVTGGSIIHIDNFDEIVRIERIAARLERKAKVAVRVNMAIDGLPSWSRFGLNLESGQAREAAGRVIASDHMELLGLHAHIGTFILDPACYTTSASKLAGLANDLRASYGHMLSFIDLGGGFASQNTLKGQYLMGEQASPSFARYADAICDGLAELDYPTKDLPTLVLETGRALVDDSGYLVSSVCATKRLGDGQRALVLDAGVNVLFTSFWYKHDVVPAHDTRGVPEPTVLYGPLCMNIDVLRDSTPLPPMTTGDRVVFRNVGAYNVTQWMQFIAMRPAVVMVGEGGRVARIRRAESGEDISSYEGVPSWLLK; encoded by the coding sequence ATGAACAAGTTCGGCCGCCAGACGACGGTCAAGCCGCTCACCCACGTGGACGGAGTGCCCATCGCCGACCTCGTGGCCGAGCACGGCTCGCCGCTGTTCATCTTCTCGCAGCGCACGCTCATTAGGCGCTACCGCGAGCTCCGTGACGCGATGTCGCGGCGCTACCCGAAGGTGCGACTCGCGTGGTCGTACAAGACGAACTATCTGGAGGCCATTTGCCGCACGCTGCACGACGAGGGAGCCTGGGCCGAGGTGGTCTCGCCGTTCGAGTACGACAAGGCGATCGCCACCGGCGTGCCGGCCGACCACATCCACTTCAACGGCCCCTTCAAGCCCGACAACGCGATCGAGAAGGCGGTCACCGGCGGCTCGATCATCCACATCGACAACTTCGACGAGATCGTGCGCATCGAGCGGATCGCGGCGCGGCTCGAGAGGAAAGCGAAGGTGGCGGTCCGCGTGAACATGGCGATCGACGGGCTCCCGTCGTGGAGCCGGTTCGGCCTGAACCTCGAGTCGGGCCAGGCGCGCGAGGCGGCGGGGCGGGTCATCGCCAGCGACCACATGGAGCTGCTCGGCCTGCACGCCCACATTGGCACCTTCATCCTCGACCCCGCCTGCTACACGACCTCCGCCTCGAAGCTCGCGGGGCTCGCGAACGATCTCCGCGCGTCGTACGGCCACATGCTCTCGTTCATCGACCTCGGCGGCGGCTTCGCCTCGCAGAACACGCTGAAGGGTCAATACCTGATGGGCGAGCAGGCGAGCCCGTCGTTCGCCCGGTACGCCGACGCGATCTGCGACGGCCTCGCCGAGCTCGACTACCCCACGAAGGACCTGCCGACGCTGGTGCTGGAGACGGGCCGGGCCCTGGTCGACGACTCGGGCTACCTCGTGAGCTCGGTGTGCGCCACAAAGCGGCTCGGCGACGGGCAGCGCGCGCTGGTCCTCGACGCGGGCGTGAACGTGCTCTTCACGTCGTTCTGGTACAAGCACGACGTCGTGCCCGCCCACGACACGCGCGGCGTGCCCGAGCCGACGGTCCTCTACGGGCCGCTCTGCATGAACATCGACGTGCTGCGCGACTCCACGCCGCTACCGCCGATGACGACCGGCGACCGCGTCGTGTTCCGCAACGTGGGCGCCTACAACGTCACGCAGTGGATGCAGTTCATCGCCATGCGACCGGCGGTGGTCATGGTGGGCGAGGGCGGGCGGGTCGCGCGTATTCGACGGGCCGAGAGCGGTGAAGACATCTCGTCCTACGAAGGGGTGCCGTCGTGGCTCCTCAAGTGA